A window from Erythrolamprus reginae isolate rEryReg1 chromosome 9, rEryReg1.hap1, whole genome shotgun sequence encodes these proteins:
- the CNEP1R1 gene encoding nuclear envelope phosphatase-regulatory subunit 1, producing MNSLEQAEDLKAFERRLTEYIACLQPATGRWRIILIVVSVCTATGAWNWLIDPETQKVSFFTSLWNHPFFTISCITLIGLFFAGIHKRVVAPSIIAARCRTVLAEYNMSCDDTGKLILKPRLHVQ from the exons ATGAATTCGCTGGAACAAGCGGAAG ATCTCAAGGCATTTGAAAGAAGGCTAACTGAATACATAGCTTGTTTACAACCAGCTACTGGACGCTGGAGAA TAATTCTTATAGTGGTATCAGTCTGTACAGCCACTGGTGCTTGGAACTGGTTAATAGATCCCGAAACACAGAAG GTGTCTTTTTTCACATCTTTATGGAACCATCCATTCTTCACCATTAGCTGTATTACATTAATCGGTTTATTTTTTGCTGGAATACATAAAAGGGTAGTGGCGCCCTCAAT CATAGCTGCTCGATGTCGAACTGTTTTGGCAGAATACAACATGTCGTGTGATGAT ACTGGAAAATTAATCCTGAAACCTCGGCTCCACGTCCAATAA